The Ignavibacteriota bacterium genome contains the following window.
TTAGAAATTCGTAACCTATGAAACAACCTGTATTCATAACATCACCGATATGTTTCTCTGTCATGAAATTAGTCCATTCTGATTCATACTTTTTGTCGAGTTTAATAAATACACTATAAACAATCATTATAATTTATTTCCTTAATTTGTTTCAGATGCCTGGTCTGAATATTTCTTTTTTCCTGCAAGTTTAGCAACTAAAATACTGATTTCATATAGAATTATTAGCGGAATTGCAAAAAATAATTGATTAATAGGGTCAGGTGTAGGTGTGATAATTGCTGCCAGTATTAAAATAACAACAAGCGAGTGACGCCAATATTTTCTTAGCATTTTTGAGTCAATTATACCAAGCTTTGCAAGAACAAATGACATCATAGGCATTTCAAAAATAAGTCCGCTGGCAAGAAGTATCATTGTCATAAATCCGAAATACTCAGTTACGTCAACATCGGTTCGAATAATTGATGTACCGAAGGTAGATGCAAACTCAAGCATAGTCGGTATCATGAAAAAATAAGCAAAGGAAATACCAATCATGAAACAAACAGATGTAAAGAATGTGATTTTGGCTACCCAATTTCGCTCATTATCGTAAAGACCCGGAGCTATGAATTTCCATAATTGGTATAATACAAATGGAAATGCTACTATGAAACCACTCATAAAAATTACTTTGAAATACAGAAGCGGCATACCAAATGGTCTAAGGTTTTGTAAGGATATATTAGCTTTCGATGCAGGCTGCAAAAGGATGATATTCATTATCGGATCAATGAATATACCGGTTAATATGCAAGCGGCTATAACTCCGATAAAAGCATATATTATTCTATTTCTTAACTCTTCAAGATGTTCGAAGAAACCTACTTCTGTAGTTTCTTCTTCCTGTTTATCCTTTTGTTCACTCATTTGTAATTTCGAAATAAAACACAATTTTTCCAAATTTATCATTACGAATTATGCAAAGATAATATATTATTTTCGATTAATGCTTATATTGAAAATATTTTTTGATTTTCAATATTC
Protein-coding sequences here:
- the tatC gene encoding twin-arginine translocase subunit TatC → MSEQKDKQEEETTEVGFFEHLEELRNRIIYAFIGVIAACILTGIFIDPIMNIILLQPASKANISLQNLRPFGMPLLYFKVIFMSGFIVAFPFVLYQLWKFIAPGLYDNERNWVAKITFFTSVCFMIGISFAYFFMIPTMLEFASTFGTSIIRTDVDVTEYFGFMTMILLASGLIFEMPMMSFVLAKLGIIDSKMLRKYWRHSLVVILILAAIITPTPDPINQLFFAIPLIILYEISILVAKLAGKKKYSDQASETN